aaacctcttttttttttttttaataaattacccagtcttgggtgtttcttcatagcagtatgaaaatggactaatacactaggtAACCAATAAATATCTATATTGTGATATTGAGCATGTAGGCATAGAAGTAAGACTGCCTGAGAGCAAAAGCTGGATTTACCACTTACTAAATTTATAGCCTTGAGCAAGATAATTGACTATTCTTTTCCTCATTCTTGGTGTTCTAAAATGTGCAAGGATAAATCTAGTGAACATTTTGTGGCAGTCTCTAAGAAATATTCACCAATTCTTTGAtaaatgtatttccatttttttcccattttatctgTCCAAGTTTCTTATTACTTGAAAGTGGGATCTCTTAAGTTGATTAtatatgtttcttcttttctcccacctcttatgtttctttctctttttgttgtacATTCTAAACTATATTGTCCAATAAggtagtcactagccacatgtggctgcttacatttaaattttaattaacaaatattaactaatattaaaaatttaactcCTCAGTCACACTAGTCCCATTTCAAGTGCTTAGTAGCCATATatagctagtggctaccatactggacagtGCAAATATATAAAGTTCTATTGGATAACACTATTACAAAagattttgtcaactttgtttttttttttaattttagaagttattttgaatctaaaaatacttttttgttcTCCAGTTGCCTCTTTTGCCTTTTGGTCTTGTCTCATTTGAACTCTTTGGAATACATTAAttagaattgtttttatttattttaaattgataaacCAAAGTTGTATAAAAAAGTATTGTACTTGGATGATGGACACCCTAAATACCCTAACTTGACCACTATATGAATTTTgttatatacatgtaacaaaatttcacatgtaccccataaatttgtacaaatgttttacaaagaagaaaagacctatttaaatgaaaataataagaaaagtttCATATATTTAcaatgtacaatgtgatgttttgatacatgtatagattgtgaaatgattaaatcaagctaattaacacttccatcacctcacatgcttatctcatttaaaatctactctctatGAAAtattcaagtatacaatatattattattaactatagtcatcatacTGTAAAATAGATCTCCAGACATAATTCTCTTGTCTAACAGAAACTTTGTATCTTTTGGCCAACATCTCCTCATTTGCCCTTTCCACGCAGTCCCTGGtcaccaccattttactctctgcaTCTATGAGTTCAACTTATGAgatatgcagtatttatctttctgtgcctggcttatttcacttagcataatgtcctttaAGTTCATCAATGTTGTCCTAAATGAcagcatttcctttcttttaaaggctgaatagtattctattgcgtgtgtgtgtgtgtatatatatatatcacatatatatatcacgttttctttatctattcacccattgatggacacttaggttgtgtctgtatcttggctattgtgaatagtgtgctgcagtgaacatgagaatgcagatatttctttgacatactgattacATTTCCTTAGGATATATAGCCAGAAGTAAAATGCCAggggttaatatacaaaatatataaggaactcaaataactcaatagcaagtaaacaatccaatttaaaaacagtcaaaggacctgaatagacatctctcaaaagaagatatacaaatagctaacaggttatttgaaaaatgctcagcatcaccaatcatcaggtaaatgcaaattaaaaccacaataagatatcacctcacacctttTTAAATGGCtagtatcaaaaagacaaaagacaacaaGTTTTGGCAAGGgcatgaagaaaagggaaccctcatacacatTGGTAAATATGTAAAGTGGTACcatcattatggaaaacagtatggaagctcttcaaaaaattacaaatattaattagagttttttaacttttcttctgtTATCTGAATTATTTCTATTTCCTCTAGGGTCAGTTTTTTTAAGTGCAAtattgttctttctctttccagcTGTTGACTTATTCATATGCTTAAATAGTCTTAGTTGCCCATTTATATCAATAAAAAGATCTGGTTTTTCCTGATTTGCATAAATAGGGCCATTTTTACACTAAGTAGAAATTTTGTGGCAGGTTTGGGGAAAAAGTCTTTCAATTTGCAAGTAAATGGCTATCAGGCTACAAACTTCCCCTACCTCTAAATGCTATCATAAAGCAGGTTTTCCTGTAGCAACAATATTAATACTAGATGTCTTTCAGACAGTCTATTGGTTGGTCAACAAATACTGATCAAGCACCTACTACAGTCCAGGTACTCTCCTAACTTCTGAAGATAAAGTGGAAAATAAAGCACACAGagtcctgccctcaaggaacttacaTTTAGTATTTGTAAGAAGTTTGTCCAATTTCTTTAGGAAACAGTCATGTGGAATTTTGCTAGAGAGATAAGAAAGTAGATGCCCATATGTCTATGCTCCATACTGCAAAGTGGAGGAGGGAGATGGGAATGACCATGGAGACAGAGTCCCTTATACAAACCTTCAACAACTGTGCCTGTTTACAGCCCCACTTCTCACTCATACTTCCATCATACCTGCTAATTCTGAGTCCAGTGCTTTTCCAGGTTCAGATTTGCCTTCACCTCCGCCATGCCCTCATAATACATTCTGGGCCGAGGCTTTCTCCACTTATTTCAGTCATGAACATTCtaccatccactttccattttccataaaTTTATTGAAATCCCTTACTCAGTTATGGTTCtcctttatttctgtttataattccagtttatttttttctttttgtatatcgATTCTTTTAGAAGTTTAGGGACtttagaatatacatttttttagtcCATCATCATCTTGAACAAACTCCTGTTACTTCTGTAAgtaaaaaagataatgaaaatataaatataagctgAAGCCCTCTTTTTTGTTTGCCAAATTTTCCAGTATTATaatcattaaaaattgttttattagcCATTTCTTTTCAAAGCAACCATCATAGGTTTTATCTAAAGCCCTCATTCAAGACTTCAGTTGTGACCTTTGAAGAGTAATTGGCTCTTAAAGATAGTTCTATATTgatcaatatatttttgttgtgttctccctcagcctccgacCCCACCTCGCCTCTTCCTTTCTATACTATCCCCATATAAAATCAGACAGGGCTGTTAGAGGGATCTGTtttgaaggagaagaaaggacaAACAAGATCTTCTCTTTGGTAATGGTTGAGTCATTTGTGGCTTTTTGTACAGCAatccaaatacttttttttaagcaCTGGACAGAGGGCAATCTCTTTCCTCCTGTGGCCATCCCTCTTAGTCACCACCCACCCAGAGTATGGGTATTAATTAAATGGTCTTGAGTAAGCACTAAAAAAGCAGGAATGCCTATAAAAGAGTTGCAGAGCCACTGTTTAGAGACAAGGCAAGATCCAACTCTAACTTTCTAAATAGAAACAATAACATAAAACCATAGACATTTAAAGTTGAAAGAGTTCTGTACCCTTCACTGTAAGCCATTCCTCTCTTACGTCTTCCCATGGCAAGACTTCTCCCAAAACCTAGCCAACAGATCATGATTCAGCTTGTATAGGAACAGTTCATTTCTCTAGTAGTGACCCAAGTCATTGTCAGACAACTCTGCTCCTCAGAAAGTTCTTAAGAGCTAGAGTCTGTTTTTTAGAAAGTTTTAAGCATTGATTCCAGCTGTATTACCTGGCATTACACAAATAAGAAACTCAAGGTAATGAAAAAACCATGACTTCAGagacatactttctttttttttttttttttttttttttttttttttgagacagagtcttgctctgtcacccaggctggagtgcagtggcatgatctcggctcactgcaacctccgcctcccgggttcaagcaattctcctgcctcaacctcccgagtagctgggattacaggtgtgtgacaccatgcccggctaatttttgtatttttagtagagatggggtttcaccatgttagccaggctggtcttaaactcctgacctcaggtgatccacccgcctcagcctcgcaaagtgctgagattacaggcgtgagccaccgcgcctggcccagagacATACCTTCTTGAGGCATTTCATttctgaatcctggctctgccattacCTAGCAAAGGTACATGTCTTTAGGCAAATTGCTTAACAGCTAAAAGCCTTAACTTCCTTATCTATTAAAAGAGGATAATGACTACCTAAAAGGGCTGTGAGGAATAAGATAGGCCATGTAAAGCTCCTGACATGTCATAAGttttcaataaacattaattcctttctcttccacaccCATAAAAATCCTTCAAGTATTTGAAGACAGTTATTATGTCTTTCATAAGTGTTTCTTTCCAATCCAGCCTTTATACCCAGTTCTTCATGAGAATGGCCCATGAGCTCCAGGACAGGAAGATATAACTTACTCAACTCTAAACACTCCAGTTCCTGACATAGTGTTGAGGAATAGCTGGTACTCTGGGGATATTAACTAATCAGAACTAAGATGACCTTCACATGCCAATTCCAATTCCCAGAAGTCTTCTCCCTTTGTGGGGATGCTGAGAAATTGTTTGTAGGTGTAAAGTATCAGTATGGATGTTTTTCCCCAAAATTTATTTCCCTTGTATGTTCCTTGATAATCAGGAAATTCAGAATAAGGTTTTTGCTCAATAGCAATGAGTCCCTTAGCTTCAGCTTTCTCATATAATTACCCCCATTCCCACCCCATCTTTAACTTGGTCTGTgtcttttatatttgtttgcatTGATCTGTCTATTTCTTTCATCCTTTGACAAGGAGGCAAGGGTGTTTTAAAAcatactctatttttaaaaaatatctaagaaAACCATTGAATCTAATTCctatttttattgaatattttctacTAAGAAGGACCCAGATCTAGGAGACAATTAAAATGTTTGCCAGTTCAGCATCTCAGACTCACTTCTGTTCTCAGCTTGATGATTTCAACATCTCCCTTTCCTCTTTATAGGGAGAACACAGTAATACAGATTATTGGTTTCAAGCTCCTTGGATAGTAAAAATGTCTTTAGAAAGCAAATatcaatcacatttttaaaatagcacaaCTTAGGTAAGCAAGGTTTTGCACACGAagcaagagattttttttttttttccctaactcTGCCTCTGGGCAAGGAGAGCAAAGCATTGAAACATCTGAATCAACTGGTATCTCCACTTTTGTCACATGGCTAAATGGGggcctttatttttaaacacatgaTTGACATCCGTCTCTCAGGTTTGGGTCAAATACAGGCCATCTTGCAGACAGACAGAGGAATCAGATGACTTATGAGATCCCTGCCAGCACTATGATTTGTCAGACAGAAATGTAATTATGTCCTTAGGTTAAAAAATGGGGGAGGGAAGCCAACACTACCTTGAAGAGCCTTCAAAACTATAATCTGCAAAAGTCAGTAAATGAATCAAGAAAACCCTTCCCCTTTCTTTTGATGCATCTGAAGCTAAGATTTAATTGAAACTGcctaaagaaggaaataaaattaagacaacTGACAACAGAGGAGGGGAGACTGGATTTGGTGGTGATGTCAGGTCATTAGACCCAGAGGGTGTCTCCTTCTTAACTGCGCAATTAGGACCTCAATAAAAGGTTCCAGCTCCTGCTGTCAGCTCACAGCCCGCTGCCCCACGTTCTACCTGCTCTCGCTTGTGAACTAGGTAAGTCCATATGCTTGAGCATACTTGGGATTTCAGCTGCTGTTTTGCTTATATGTGAGATTGCAAGAGGCTTTCAGAGGAAACACACTTTAAGTCTATGTCAACCCCTATTAATAATAACAAACTGGGAGCGCCAACCACCCAAATGCATTCTTTGATTATGGAACTtctttgatcattttcttttttaaaaaaatataaactgtTTAGACGTCATAAGTATGAATATTATTCAACAAGGTACAGGATCAGATCTCTATTGCAATGAAAATGTAGAAGCATTTAAAGGAtgggaaatgaatgaataaggggTCGGGACATGGAATCGTGTCTTCTTAGTTAAAGCATGTTGCTACCACCTGCAAACATAGGGGTTAATTTTCTTGGTGTGACTTATCTTTCCACTAGAAGCTTTACTAACTTTAAAGGTTATATCCTCCTAACCGCAGGAGGCTAGACTGAGCCGAAGGGAGAGGAGAGCAGACAGACACTCTTGTATGAGGCTGGAAGAATGGGTCCAACTCTATTGGCTTCATTTGTGCATTTCAATCCTTATGCTTGAGTTCTCTTATCACCTTCCTTTTACAATGAAGCTTTCTCTGAACACACGAATGTTGCTGTTTACTGAAGGGTGGGGTGAATTGTCTCTTCTAATACCTACCTATGCTGGGTCTGATTTCACCACAATGTCTGGTACAAAACTAAATCACCCCTGGAGTTCAGATATAATATTCTAAGATACAGAATagagcaggggttgcagtggAGACAGGGGAGGAACAAAAAGGATAATCTTGGTATCTCCTCCCTGAAGGACCCATCCTGGAAAATGagctttgtttattctttctcacAGCCTCTCCTGAGTTTGTAAAGATGCCTCGGCTCCTGAGAAATGTCCTCTGTGTAACTGAGACATTCCACAAATATGCCAGTGAGGACAGTAACGGGGCAACACTGACCAGCAGAGAGCTGAAACAACTCCTCCAGGGCGAGTTTGGGGACTTTTTTCAGGTGAGCTGCTCACAGAGCTGTGTAAATTCTTTCCCACTCACCCTTTCTTTATAATCCAAGCAAGATGAGCATATGTGATCCCCATCCATTTTACACCTAGCTAACAGTTCTTAGCACTCACTGTCTCTTGAACAACTATTTTCAGTCTCAGTTCCATACTCTGTGCAATTACTTAGAGAAAAAGAGGTTTTCATCACTGGGATTATTGCTTCTGCAAAGCCGACTTCTGAAAGGAGTCATAAACAATTATGCATCAAAATGCAACTCACAAGTGTTGTAAATGCTCTTTCTCAGGCATAGCTCTCTGATGAAAAATGGCTTGCAGAACCAATAAGTTCTTGCTATTCTGGGAAAGTTAACCAGTTACTGAGGAATGAGGTCAGAAAAACAGGATTCTTGGGAAACACTTAGGACACTGGACCACATATAAATAAGCTGATTTCTCACTGTGTTTTCATGTAGCCATGTGTCCTTCATGCTGTGGAAAAAAATTTGAATCTTCTGAATATTGGTAGTAATGGCATCATCAGTTTTGATGAATTTGTTCTTGCAATCTTGAACTTGTTGAACCTCTGTTATCTTGACATACAATCGTTACTAAGTTCTGAACTAAGACAGGTGACTAAACCAGAGAAGGAGAAGCCAGATGATGTGGATCTTCAGGCAACCACCAGAGATGGTCAGTGGACTGCGGGAACTTCACCAACTCAAGAAGAGAGGATGCTTCCTTCAGGAATGGCATCATCATCTCAGCTCATCCCTGAAGAAAGTGGAGCAGTTGGAAATAACAGAGTGGACCCATGGAGAGAAGCCAAGACTCACAACTTTCCAGGAGAAGCATCTGAACACAATGACCATAAGAACCAACACCTGGAAGGAGATGAACAAAGTCAGGAAGTGGCCCAAGATATACAAACAACAGAAGACAATGAAGGCCAACTTAAGACAAATAAGCCAATGGCAGGATCAAAACAGACCAGCAGTCACACAAAGAGGAAGGGACAAGATAAGGAGATCTCCCGGGAGGGAGATGAGCCAGCCAGAGAGCAAAGTGTTTCCAAGATAAGAGACCAGTTTGGAGAACAGGAAGAAAACTTGGGAACCCAAAGTTCACCACCAAAAGAAGCAACACAAAGACCATCTGAAGATCAGGAAGttagaacagaaaaggaaaaacactCTAACACACAAGAACCACCCCTACAAAGAGAAGATGAGCCCAGTTCAGAGCATGCTGACCTGCCAGAACAAGCTGCTGCCAGGACACCATCTCAGACACAGAAATCAACTGATCCCAAGGATGTCTGTATAACATTTGACACTCACGAACCAGGAAAGGATGCTGACCAGACACCAGCTGAGACAAAGAATTTGGGTGAACCTGAGGATTATGGCAGAACATCTGAGGCCcaagaaaaagaatgtgaaacAAAGGACCTGCCAGTCCAATATGGTAGCAGAAATAGTTCAGAAACATCTGATATGAGAGatgaaaggaaagagaggagaggtCCTGAGGCCCATGGAACAGCAGGGCAGAAAGAACGTGACAGAAAAACTCGGCCACTAGTCCTGGAAACCCAAACACAGGATGGGAAGTATCATGAACTCCAAGGATTATCAAAATCCAAAGATGCTGAAAAAGGCTCTGAGACACAATATCTAAGCTCAGAAGGAGGAGATCAGACTCACCCTGAACTTGAAGGAACAGCAGTCTCAGGAGAAGAGGCAGAACACACCAAAGAAAGCACAGCAGAAGCATTTGTGAACAGCAAAAACTCACCTGCAGCAGAAAGGACACTgggagcaagagaaagaacaCAAGATTTAGCACCACTTGAGAAGCAGTCT
This portion of the Pongo abelii isolate AG06213 chromosome 1, NHGRI_mPonAbe1-v2.0_pri, whole genome shotgun sequence genome encodes:
- the TCHHL1 gene encoding trichohyalin-like protein 1, whose protein sequence is MPRLLRNVLCVTETFHKYASEDSNGATLTSRELKQLLQGEFGDFFQPCVLHAVEKNLNLLNIGSNGIISFDEFVLAILNLLNLCYLDIQSLLSSELRQVTKPEKEKPDDVDLQATTRDGQWTAGTSPTQEERMLPSGMASSSQLIPEESGAVGNNRVDPWREAKTHNFPGEASEHNDHKNQHLEGDEQSQEVAQDIQTTEDNEGQLKTNKPMAGSKQTSSHTKRKGQDKEISREGDEPAREQSVSKIRDQFGEQEENLGTQSSPPKEATQRPSEDQEVRTEKEKHSNTQEPPLQREDEPSSEHADLPEQAAARTPSQTQKSTDPKDVCITFDTHEPGKDADQTPAETKNLGEPEDYGRTSEAQEKECETKDLPVQYGSRNSSETSDMRDERKERRGPEAHGTAGQKERDRKTRPLVLETQTQDGKYHELQGLSKSKDAEKGSETQYLSSEGGDQTHPELEGTAVSGEEAEHTKESTAEAFVNSKNSPAAERTLGARERTQDLAPLEKQSAGENSRVTKTHDKPVEEEDGYQGEDPESPFTQSDEGSSETPNSLASEEGNSSSEAGELPMQGDSQSQGDPHGESVQGGHNNNPDTQRQGTPGEKNRALEAVVPAVRGEDVQLTEDQEQPARGEHKNQGPGTKGPGAAVEPSGHSEAQKSTAGDENRKSLEIEITGALDEDFTDQLSLMQLPGKGDSRNELKVQGPSSKEDKGRAREAQNTLLKSLDEDNSASLKIQLETKEPVTSEEEDESPQELAGEGGDQKSPAKKEHNSSVPWPSLEKQMQRDQEPCSVERGAVHSSPLHQYLQEKILQQTNVTQEEHQKQVQIAQASGPEFCSASLTSEISDCSVFFNYSQASQPYTRGLPLDESPPGAQETPAPQALEDKQGHPQRERLVPQREASTTKQ